The following is a genomic window from Pirellulales bacterium.
GCGTTTGGCGGGCTGACGGCAGCAGTGTTCATCACGGGGCACGACTTTTCGTTCCTTCGCGTGGGTTTGATGTTCGGCGGCTTTGCCGCAATGGCGGCGATTGCTTGCGCCATGCTGTTTGGGTTTCAATTGGGCAATCTATTTGTCATTGCCATGATCGTGCTGTCGTGCGGCTATATTTTGTATGACACATCCAATGTGCTGCACTATTACCGCATCGGTCAGCACGTCGCCGCAGCGCTGGCGTTATTTGCGTCGCTGGCCCTGCTGTTCTGGTATATCCTGCAATTGGTGATGTCATCGCGTCGGTAATGTCCGTTGGGCGGTGACCAGTAATCGCGCGACTGACGCATCGAATGCTTGACGCCAGAGCTTGAATTCGATGGTGCTGCGCGTCCTTGATCGAATCGCAATCCTTGCTATCGCGCGTCGCCGCTGCGCTGGAAAATCTCGGAAGAGTGCCAATCAGTCGTAGCAGTCATGGATGCCGTCGAGATCATCGCCCATCGAGGTTCCTCCTATCTTGCGCCTGAAAATACTCATGCCGCCATCGAGCTTGCCTGGCAAGAAGGCGCGGATGCGGCCGAAGGAGATTTTCGCCTGACGGCCGACGGCAAAATCGTCTCGATGCACGACGACGATTTGCGCCGCACGGCAGGCATCAATCGCCGCGTGGCCGATTGCACGCTCGCTGAGTTGCAATCTTTCGATGTCGGCGCTTGGAAAAGCCTGCAATACGCCGGCGAAAGGGTTCCCACGCTCGACGAACTGCTCGGCACCGTTCCTGGCGGGAAGCGATTCTACGTTGAAATTAAATGTGGCGTCGAAATCATCGAACCGCTGCGTCTGGTCATCGCTAGATGCTCCTTAGACCCGCGACAGATCATTCCAATTGGTCTGCAATTCGACACCATCGCGGCCATCAAACAGGCTATTCCTCAATGCCCGGCCTATTGGGTTGTCGAATTCCAGCGCAATTCTCCAAACGCTTGGCGGCCGACGCCCGCCGACGTTCTCTGCTCAGCGCAAGCCGCGGGGCTGGATGGACTCGATCTGATGGCCACCGGTCCCATCGATGCCGAATTCGCGCGGCAAATCCACTCCGCTGGTCTTGGCCTGTGCGTCTGGACCGTGGACGACCCTAAGCTAGCTCGCCATCTCATCGGCCTGGGAGT
Proteins encoded in this region:
- a CDS encoding glycerophosphodiester phosphodiesterase, which translates into the protein MDAVEIIAHRGSSYLAPENTHAAIELAWQEGADAAEGDFRLTADGKIVSMHDDDLRRTAGINRRVADCTLAELQSFDVGAWKSLQYAGERVPTLDELLGTVPGGKRFYVEIKCGVEIIEPLRLVIARCSLDPRQIIPIGLQFDTIAAIKQAIPQCPAYWVVEFQRNSPNAWRPTPADVLCSAQAAGLDGLDLMATGPIDAEFARQIHSAGLGLCVWTVDDPKLARHLIGLGVQGITTNRPGWLRERLRG